CGTACAGCGGCATGCCGGCTTCCAGCCGCAGGGAGTCGCGGGAAGCCAGGCCGGCCGGGATCAGCCCCAGGTCCTGGCCGTTTTCCAACAACACCTGCCACAGGGCGGCGGCGTCGGCATTGGGCAGGTAGATTTCGAAGCCGTCCTCGCCGGTGTAACCCGTGCGTGCCAGCAACAGCTCGCGGGCTGTGCCGTTGATGGTGATGGGGACTTCCGCGGCGGCGTAGTACTTCATCCCGCTCACGGCCGCATGCTGGTCCTCCGGCACGAGGGTCAGCACAATCGCTTCCGCGTTGGGTCCCTGGACGGCAATCAGCGAGGTCTCAGCCGAAACGTCCTCGACGACGACGTCGAAACCGGCCGCACGTTCGGCCAAAAGCCGTGCCACGGTGGCAGCGTTGCCGGCATTGGGGACCACCAGGAACTTCTCATCCGCGAGGCGGTAGGAGATGAGGTCGTCGATGATCCCTCCCTCTGCGTTGCAGATGAGCGAGTACTTGGCCCGGCCCACGGCCACTGCGGAGATTTTTCCGGCCAGGGCGAAATCCAGGAAGGCTGCGGCGTCCGGGCCGCTCACCCAAACTTCGCCCATGTGGGAGAGATCGAAGAGGCCGGCGGCTTTGCGGACGGCGTGGTGCTCAGCTAGTTCGGAAGAGTACTTCAACGGCATCTGCCAGCCACCAAAGTCGGTAAATGACGCCCCGGCTTTCTGGTGTTCGCCGTAAAGGGCTGTGTGGTTCTCAGTCATGGGAATTCCTTTGCGGTGGGGTTGGCTTTAGTTGTCTTCGAAATCTTCAATGGGAGGGCAGGAGCAGACCAGGTTGCGGTCCCCCGCGGCTCCGTCAATGCGGCCAACCGGCGGGAAGTACTTGTCCTGGCGCAGGCTGGCCACGGGGAACACGGCTTGTTCACGTGAGTAGCCGCGGTCCCAGTTGGAATCGACAACGGCGGCAGCCGTATGGGGTGCGTTGCGCAACGGGCTGTCCGGCAGTGTGAAGGCACCGTCGGCAACCTGGTCGATCTCGGCCCGGATGCTGATCATGGCGGTGATGAAGCGGTTGATTTCGGCCAAATCCTCTGATTCGGTCGGCTCCACCATCAAGGTTCCGGACACGGGGAAGGACAGGGTGGGGGCGTGGAAGCCATAGTCAATGAGGCGTTTGGCCACGTCTTCTGCCGTCACTCCGGTCTTGGCCGTCAGCTCGCGCAGGTCCAAGATGCACTCGTGGGCAACCAGGTCTCCGGCTCCCGTATACAGGACCGGGTAGTGCTCGTTGAGCTGCGAGGCGATGTAGTTCGCCGCCAGGAGCGCGGACTTCGTTGCCTCGGTCAGTCCCTGGCCACCCATCAGCTTCACGTAGGCGTAGGAGATCGGCAGCACCCCGGCCGAACCGAAGCGTGTGGCCGAGATCGGGACCCCGGTGCCGGACACTCCTGACGCATTGGCATCGCCTGGCATGAAGGGCGCCAGGTGGGCCTTCGCAGCAACGGGGCCCACGCCGGGGCCGCCGCCGCCGTGCGGGATACAGAAGGTCTTGTGCAGGTTCAGGTGGCTGACGTCTCCACCGAACTTGCCGGGCTGCGCCAAGCCGACCAGGGCGTTCAGGTTCGCACCGTCAACGTACACCTGGCCACCTGCTGCGTGGACGGCGTCGCAGACCTCGCGCACATCGGCGTCGTAAACGCCGTGCGTGGACGGGTAGGTGATCATGATGGCGGAAAGCTGGTCCTTGTGGGTTTCGATCTTGGCGCTCAGGTCGGCATGGTCGATCGTGCCGTCCGTTGCCGTGGCAACCACAACAACCTTCATGCCGGCCAGCACGGCCGAGGCCGCATTGGTGCCGTGGGCGGACTGCGGAATGAGGCAGATGGTGCGCTGCGATTCCCCGCGGGACAGGTGGTAGCCGCGGATGGCCAACAGGCCGGCGAGCTCACCCTGAGAGCCGGCGTTGGGCTGGATGGAGACCTGGTCGTAACCGGTGATCTCACACAGATCGGCTTCCAGTGCGCCGATCAGTTCACGCCAGCCAGCGGTCTGGGAGTCCGGAGCGAAGGGGTGGATGGAGGCGAATCCGGGCCAGGACATGGCTTCCATCTCGGCCGTTGCGTTGAGCTTCATGGTGCAGGAGCCCAGCGGGATCATCGTGCGGTCAAGCGCCAGGTCGCGGTCGCTGAGGCGGCGGATGTAACGCAGCATCTGCGTTTCGGAGCGGTGCGTGTTGAACACGGGGTGGGTCAGGAAGTCCGAGCCGCGCACGGTGTCGGCCGGAAGGGCGAAGTCGGCGCTGCCCCCAATGTCAGCGCCGTCTCCTGCCGGTGCGGCACCAAACACTGCGGCCACGCGGGCCACAAGATCCGCCGTCGTGGTTTCATCAACGGATATGCCCACATGGTCGGCATCGATGTGACGCAGGTTGATGCCATCCTTCTCGGCCACGGCAACAAGAGTGCCGGCGCGTCCGGGCACGCGCACTGTGAGGGTGTCGAAGAAGGAGGTGTGAAGCAGTTCGACGCCGGATGCCGCCAGTGCCGCTGCCAGGGTGCGGGCGTGGCGGTTGACTGTTTCGGCAATGGCCTTCAGGCCCGAAGGTCCATGGTAAACGGCGTACATGGAGGCGACGATGGCCAGCAGGGCCTGGGCCGTGCAGATGTTGGAGGTGGCCTTCTCGCGGCGGATGTGCTGCTCGCGGGTTTGCAGGGCCAGGCGGTAGGCCGGCAGTCCGGTGTCATCCTTGGAGACACCCACGATGCGTCCGGGCAGTGAGCGTTCCATGCCGTTACGCACAGCCATGTAGGCAGCGTGCGGTCCACCAAAGAACAGCGGCACACCGAAACGCTGGGCGGTTCCGACGGCAATGTCGGCACCCTGCTCACCGGGAGGGGTGATCAACGTCAGGGCCAGCAGATCTGCGGCCACGGTGACGAGTGCACCGCGTTCCTTGGCTGCGGCAATCACGGGTGCGTGGTTGAACACGCGTCCGGAGACGCCTGGCTGCTGGAGGACGACGCCGTTGATGTCGCCGTCGGGCAGTCCCTGGGCCAGATCGGCGACTTCCACCTCAAAGCCCAGTGCTTCAGCGCGGCCCTTGACGATGGCGATGGTCTGCGGCAACAGGTCTGCGTCCAGGACAGTCTTGCCGTTGGCGGCAGCTTTGGACTTGTTGGCGCGGCGCATGAGCAGCACGGCCTCGGCCACGGCGGTGGCTTCATCGAGCAGGGACGCGTTGGCGACGGGCAGGCCGGTTAGGTCGCTGACCATGGTCTGGAAGTTCAGCAGCGCCTCGAGGCGGCCCTGGGAAATCTCCGGCTGGTAAGGGGTGTAGGCGGTGTACCATGCCGGGGCCTCAAGGATGTTGCGCCTGATCACCGGAGGGGTCACGGTGTCATAGTAGCCCTGGCCGATCATCTGCACCGCCATGGTGTTTTTCTCGGCGAGGGCGCCGAGTGCGGCCAGCACCTCGACCTCGCTGAGCGCACCACTCAGGGCGAGCGGCTTTGCCTGGCGGATGGAATCGGGAACGGCCGTGTCCACGAGTGAATCGACGCTGTCGTAGCCGATCGCCTTGAGCATGGTCTCGATGTGGGACTGCTGGCGGGCACCAATGTGCCGGTCGGCAAACACTGTCGCGTTGGACTGAATCGTCATGAGGAACTCCAAGATTCGGCCGGCCCGGGGGACACGGCATGGGTTGGGTTCCTCCCCGCTCTGTCTTGGACCTGAGAGATTCCGCGGATTGTTCATCCGCTTTGCACCGTCGGTGAGCCCGGTGACCCGGGCTGCTTTCCAGAGTTGCCTCACCATGGCGGTACGGGGGCCTGAGAGATTCCTGGGGAGGATTTGCTCCTACGGCGCCGCCACATTGCTGGGAGGACTCTCCCGCCACGGTTCGAAAGGCATATTAAGATATTAGGGTGATTCGGAGCACACAATACACGATGAACTCCGGCAAGCCAAGCCGGCCAGGTCCGTGCCGCGGTCGATACAGCCACTCAACTGCTCCGGCGCCGCAATTTGCCACAGGCTTTTTCATGCGCCATCTTGCGCCGGGCCAAATCACCCACTAGTGTGTGACTCGCGTCACCAAGTTAGTTGAAGTGCCTATGATCCGCGGCGGGAGAGTTCTGCCGGTACATCCAGTAGGCGCCGAAGGAGCAAATCCTCCCCAGGAATCTCTCAGGCCCCTGTACCGCTGTGGCTAGGCAACTCTGGAAAGCAGCCCGAACATCCGGGCTCACCGACGGTGCAAGCGTCCCTTGATTTCTAAGGAAACGCGGAAACTCTCAGGTCCCAGACAGAGCGGGGAGGAAGCACATCTTCGTGGTGCACCATGCCACCTAAACGAGGGGCCTTCCTTTGACGATCCGCCAATCCACCAGCACACCCGATGCCGAGCCCCACCTTGAGCGGCAGCTGAGCAACAGGCACATCCAACTCATTGCCATCGGCGGGGCCATCGGCACCGGCCTGTTCATGGGCTCAGGCAAGACCATCTCCGCCGCTGGTCCCTCAGTGATTTTCGTCTACATGATCATCGGCTTCATGTTGTTCTTCGTCATGCGTGCCATGGGCGAGCTGCTGCTGAGCAACCTCCATTACAAATCGTTCAGCGATTTTGCCGCGGATCTGCTGGGTCCGTGGGCGGGCTTCTTCACCGGTTGGACCTACTGGTTCTGCTGGGTCATCACCGGCATCGCCGATGTCATCGCCATCGCAGCCTACTCGGAGGTGCTCTTGCCGGGGATCGACCTGTGGATCCCCGGGGTAGTCACCATCGGGATATTGCTGGTCCTGAACCTGACCACCGTGAAGGCCTTTGGCGAAACGGAATTTTGGTTTGCCCTCATCAAGATCGTTGCCATTGTCGCCTTGATCGGCGTGGGCTTGTTCATGATCTTCAGCCGTTTCCAGTCCGACTCCGGAACGGCCAGCTTCACGAACCTGTGGAGCCACGGCGGATTGTTCCCCAATGAATTCATGGGTTTTGTGGCCGGATTCCAGATTGCCGTGTTTGCGTTCGTGGGCATTGAACTGGTCGGCACCACTGCGGCCGAGGCCAAGGACCCGGAGAAGAACCTCCCCAAGGCCATCAACTCCATCCCGATTCGTGTCCTGCTCTTCTATGTAGGCGCCTTGATCATCCTCATGTCAGTCATTCCGTGGACCCAATTTGCCGCCGGAGAAAGCCCGTTCATCGCTATGTTCTCGCTGGCCGGACTCGGAGCGGCCGCCACCATCATCAATCTCGTGGTGCTCACGTCCGCGATGTCCTCAGCCAACTCCGGCATCTATTCCACCTCCCGCATGGTTTATGGCCTGGCGAAGGAGGGCGATGCTCCTGCCAGGTTTGCCAAGTTGTCCAAGCGCAAGGTCCCCAACAATGCGTTGTTCCTCTCCTGCGTTTTGCTCCTCTCAAGCATCGTGTTGCTGTACGTCGGCGAGGACATCAGCAAGGCCTTTGAAATGGTCACCACCGTGGCCGCTGTCTGCTTCATCTTTGTCTGGTCCATCATTCTGGCCAGCTACCTCGCCTTCCGCCGGCGCCGCCCTGAACTCCATGAATCCTCGAAGTTCAAGATGCCTGGCGGAATTCCCATGGTCTATGTGGTCTTCGCCTTCTTCGCCTTTGTCCTGTGGGCCTTGACTACTCAGGTGGATACGCTGATTGCACTGCTGGTGACCCCCTTGTGGTTCGTTGTGCTGGGTGTGGTCTGGTACCTCGTTGGCAAGACCCCCAGCCATCGGGCCCGCTATGCGAAGTTCAAGGAAGACCTTGAAACGGAGCGGTTCCGCACCGAACAGGGGCTGACGAGTGAACAGGGGCTGACGAGTGAGAGGGAGGCCGGCCAATGAGCGCGGAGCCGTTGACGCCGTCGGGCATACCGGCGGTGGGTCCGTCGGTGAACCCGGCGGAGGGTGAGGGGTTCCTGCTCACCCTTGATTGCACCGAGTCCCCCGGGATTGTGCATGCCGTGGCCGAATTTTTGCTCAAACACGGCTGCTACATCGTGGATATCAAGCAGTTCGGTGACCAGAGGGTCAAGCACTTCTTCATGCGGGTGCATTTCCTCACCGGCAGCGGCGGGCCGGGCCGGGAAGAACTCCGGGCGGACTTCGCGCCGGTGGCCGGGAAATGGGGCATGAATTGGCGGTTGGAGCCGCGTGCCCGCAAGGAACGCATTTTGGTCATGGTCTCCAAGTTCGGCCACTGCCTGAACGACCTGCTGTTCCGCGCCCGAAACGGTGAACTGCCGGTGGAAATTGTCGCCGTTGTCTCCAACCATGAAACCCATCGGGGCCTGGTGGAATGGCACGACATCCCCTACCACCACATCCCCGTGACGCCTGAGACCAAGCCGGCCGCCGAGGCGCAGCTGCTGGAGTTGGTGGAGAATTACCGGGTGGAGCTGGTGGTCCTGGCCAGGTACATGCAGGTTCTCAGCGACAGCCTCACGTCGGTGCTGTCCGGGCGGGCCATCAACATCCACCACTCCTTCCTGCCCAGTTTCAAGGGCGCCAAACCGTATCACCAGGCCTTCGACCGCGGCGTCAAGACGGTCGGTGCCACGGCCCACTACGTCAACTCCGAACTCGATGAGGGGCCCATCATCGCCCAGCAGGTCATCGAGGTGGACCACAGTTACGGTCCGGAGGGCCTCGTGGCGGTTGGCCGTGACGCTGAATGCAAGGCCCTGACCAATGCGGTGCGGTGGCATGCGGAGGGCCGCATCATACTGTCGGGCAACCGCACCGTCGTCCTGAGGTAAATTCTGCCTCCCGATGCCGTTCGCGCCTGGCAGCAGGGTGCATTGGACGCAGCGGGGCCGGCGTTCTACGGTTGATCGTGTGATTAGCGTGAACTGTGGCTGAGCCCCGGAAGATCGACAAGTCCGGGCCAGGTGCTGGCGGCCAGGGAATCGCCGGCCCGTCGCAGGGACACCACAAGGGCAGCCCTGGATACCGGCGGATGCTGGCCGCGCTGGCGTGCGCCGGGGTGGCAACCTTCGCCCAGCTTTACTCACTGCAGGGCCTGCTGCCGCTGGTCTCACGCGAATTGGGCGTCACCGCAGCCCAGGCATCGCTGACCATTTCCGTGGCAACCGCGGGACTGGCGTTGGCTGTGCTGCCGTGGTCGTTCGTGTCCGACCGCCGGGGCCGGGTGCGCACCATGGGGCTGGCCGTCATCCTGGCAACGGTGTTCGGGCTGCTGGTTCCCGCCGCACCCAACTTTGAAGTGCTGTTGCTCTTGCGCGGATTGGAAGGTGCCGCGCTGGGAGGAATCCCGGCACTGGCCATCGCCTACCTCACCGAGGAGGTCCAACCGCGCAGCGCCGCCGCCGCAGCCGGAGCCTATGTCGCCGGCACAACGTTGGGTGGGCTGTTTGGCCGCCTGCTCGCGGGGCCCGTGGCGGATCTGGCCGGCTGGCGCATGGGAACCCTTGCTGTGTCCCTCTGCGCCGCCGTTGCCGCCGCGGGGTTCCTGCTGTTGGCGCCGAAGCCGCGCGGTTTTGTGCCGTCGTCCGGGGAGGGTTTCGGGGCCGTACTGGGTAAGTTGGTGCCGCAAATGCGCAGCAAGCCTCTCCTGGCCCTCTACGCACAAGCATTCCTGCTCATGGGCTCCTTTGTCAGTGTCTACAACTATTTGGGATTTAGGCTGGAGGCTCCCCCGTACTTGTTCCCCGCGTGGGCGGTGGCCCTGCTCTTCCTGGCCTATCTCTCCGGGACCGTTTCAGCTCGTCTGGTCGCCGGGCTGGCGGTCCGCTGGGGCCGGCGCACCGTGCTCTTGGCGTCGACGGGGGCCATGACGACGGGGCTGGCGCTGACGCTGGCGTCCCCCGTTGCCGTAATCCTGGCCGGACTGGTCCTGTTCACGGCCGGTTTCTTTGGCGCGCACAGCATTGCGTCCGGCTGGACCGGCGCCCTCGCCACAAGCGGGCGGGCGCAGGCCGCCTCGCTGTACAACCTGAGCTACTACGCAGGCTCGAGCGTCGTCGGTTGGAGCGCAGGGCTGCTGTTCCAGCACTTTGGCTGGGGCGCCATGGCCGGGGCCCTCGCGGTGCTGGCCGCACTGGCGGCTGTGGCTGCCGCAATGCTGCTGCCGGGGGCGGAACCACGGGAAGTGCCCGGAACCGAAACTTCGGAGGGCTCTCCGGCGGAACCCCGCGCGGAGCCTGGGCCGCAACCATAGGCGCAACCTAAGCCTGCGCACCGGGCTGCCGTCCGCCGTCGTCCGCTTCCTTGGAAACCACAGCAATAACCGCAGGGCGGATGTCAGCGCACCCGCGCCTCATCCCCCGCAGCCCTCTGCATGAGCAGGGCCTCCACCACCGGGTAGAGCATCAACACACCGAGCACCGCGAACGTCCATTGGTACCCCGTGACCGGTGCAACATCCGCCCCCAACAGACCCTCGGCGGCACGCAGGATCAAGGCACCCACGGCCACACCCAGACCCGTCGCGACCTGAGAGATGGTGGATGAGAGCGTGTTCGCCCCGGCCATCCGAGCCTTGGGGACATCGACAAACTGCACCGTGTTGTAGGCGCTGAAGCCGATGGAACGAAGCACACCGCTGATAAACAGCACGGCGGCGATCACGGCCAACGACGTGGCCGGCGTCAGGAAGGCGCACGCAAACAAGGCCAGCGCACCGCCAATGTTGCTCAACAGCAGCACCGTGCGGAAGCCAAACCGCCGGATCAGCGGCGAGGTGGCGGGCTTGATCAGCACGTTTCCGGCGAACACGGCCATGGTCATCAGCCCTGCCTCGAACGCGTTCCAGCCGAAGCCGATCATGAACATCAGCGGCAGCAGGAACGGCACGGCGTTGATGACCAGCCGGTACATTGCGCCGCCGGCATTGCCCACCAAGAAGGTGTGGATGCGCAGCGCCCGCAGGTCCAGCAGCGGATGCCGCGAGCGCTTGAACCACCACAACATGGCCGCCAGCGCCAGCACCGCAATCATCAGCCACAGCACGACGGCGGCCCACGGCGTAGGTGCCGCGCCGACCAGTTCCATGCCAATCACCAGGGCGGCGAGGGCGATGCCGCACATGAGAAAGCCGGTCCAGTCCGGCGGCGGGACCTTGAGGGCGCGAACGTTGGGCACCACCTTCAGGGAGGCGATGAAGGCGATGACGCCCAGTGGGACGTTGATCAGGAAAATCCAGTGCCAGCTGGCGTAGGTGACGAACAGTCCGCCCAATACGGGAGCCAGCACAGGCGCGATGAGGGCCGGCCAGGTCAGGTAGGCGATGGCTTCCAGGAACTCCTTCCTGTCCGCATCGCGCAGCACAACCAGCCTGCCGACGGGGACCATCATGGCCCCGCCCGCTCCCTGAAGCATGCGGGCACCGCACAGGAACGCAAGGTTGGGGCTCATTGCACAGAGCAGCGAGGCCACCGTGAAGATGGCGATGGCGGCCGTGAACACGCGGCGCGCGCCAAAGCGTTCGGCCAGCCAGCCGCTGATCGGGATGCCCACGGCCAGGGTGATCAGGTAGGAGGTCATGGCCAGGTTGATGTCCACGGGGTTGACGTTTAGGTCTGCGGCGATGCCGGGCGCCGCCGTGGCAATGATGGTGCCGTCCAGGATCTCCATGAAATACGTGCCGGCGACCAAAAGTGCCAGGGCGCGGCTGAAGGACTTGCTGCCGTTCGACGTCGGTATTCCCCAGGTCACCGGACAAGCGTAGCCAAGCGGGCCGGGCCCGGCATATTCGTCCGGGATGTGACTACTTCCCGGCCAGGTCCATGGTGGCCAGGCGCAGCCACAACCGCTTTTGCGGATCGTCCTGGTCGATGCCGAAGTTGGCTGTGTTTGCGTCTTCCTGCTGCCGCGTCCATCCGGTCGCAGGCGCCCGGCGCGGCTACAGTGAAGACACAATCCATCTCACCCCGGGAGCCGAAGTGGTCGTAGTCAGCAGCAATCTCAGCAAGTGCAGTTCATGATGGGCTTTCTGGATGTTGCGCTGATAGTGCTGCTGGGCATTGCCGGGCTGCTGTTCCTGGCCCTGCAATCATGGCTGGCGGCAACCGTGGTCCGGCGCGTGGTGGGGGTGCCCATCGGCTGGCCGCGGTCCATCGCCGTCGGCTTTGTCATGAGCGGTGCCATGGCCCTGACCGTTCAATACCTGTTCCGTGCGGGAACAGATGCAAACCCCACCGGCCTTGATGTCTCACCCATGGTGGCGCTGCTCCTGCTGGTGCTGGCGGTCTGTTGGACGTTTGCCCTCGGCGTGGGCGCCCTGGTGTTTCTTGAGGCCGCATTCCCCACCGGCACGCTGCCCGGCTTCAGTCAGATTTTCACCGGTTGGAAGGCACGACGGCGGCGTACCCGGCGCTACGCCGATGTCATCTCGATCGCCGTGCGCCACGGTCTCGGTTCGCGGCTGCGCGGATTTGGCCGGGACGAGGGTTTCGGCCAGGACGCCAAAACCGCGCGGGCCCTGCGCAATGCCCTCAACGAAGCCGGTGTCACGTTCATCAAGCTGGGCCAGATGCTGTCCCCCCGCCGCGACCTGCTGCCGGAGGTGTTCATCCGGGAGCTGGAGTCGCTGCAGAGCAACGCTGCCCCGGAGCCGTGGGAAGCCATCCAGTTGGCCATTACAGAAAGTCTGGGCCGGCCGCTTGCGGAGGTATTCAGCCAGGTGGACCCGGTACCCCTGGCCGCGGCGTCGGTGGCGCAGGTGCACCAGGCAACCTTGCTGGACGGGTCCGACGTCGTGCTTAAGGTTCAACGCCCCGGTGCGCTTGACCAGGTCACCCTGGACACCGACATCATCCTGCGGCTGGCGCGCTGGCTAAACACCACAACACCCTGGGGCAAGTCCCTGGGCGTGCTGACCCTGGCGCGCGGATTTGCCGATTCGCTTGAGGAGGAGCTGGATTACCGGGTTGAGCTGGACAACATGCGCAGCATCGAAGCGTCGCTGGCGCACTCGGGCACGTTCGCCGTCGCCGTCCCACACGCCCATCACGAACTGTCCAGTGAACGGCTGCTGGTCATGGACCGGCTCCCGGGCCGTCCTGTCAGCTCGGCCGGCGCACTGCTGACCTCTTTGTCGGCCGGCGAGCGCAGAGCCCTTGCCGAAACTCTTCTAGGCGCCACGCTGGAGCAGATCATTTCCGACGGCGTATTCCACGCAGACCTGCACGCCGGCAACATTTTCATCACCCCGGAGGGGACGCTTGGCCTGTTGGACTTTGGCTCCGTGGGCAGGCTGGATCCGGCCACCCAGACGGCTCTGGGCATGATGCTGTACGCGATTGACAAGAACGACGCAGCCGGGGCCACCGACGCCCTCATCGAACTGCTCGACCGGCCCGAAGACCTGGATGAGAGGGCACTGGAGCGTTCCTTGGGCCAGTTGCTGACCCGTTTCCGGCCAGGATTCGGTCCAGGTGGCAGCCAGAGGATGTTTGGAGATTTGTTTGCCCTGGTCATCGCCCACAAGTTCGCCGTCCCGGCTCAGATCGGCGCCGCCTTCCGGGCCCTCGCCGCCGTGGAGGGCACGTTGTTGGTCATTGACCCCTCCATGGACCTGGTGGCCGCCGCGCGCAGCGAAGGCTCACGGCTCATGGACGGAAAACTAAAAATCGGCAACCTCAAGGGCGAGTTTGAGCAGCGCATGATGCAACTGCTGCCGCTGGTCAACCGCCTCCCACGCCGACTCAACAAGATCACCGAGGACCTGGAGCACGGCCGATTCTCCATGCGGGTTCGCGTCCTGGACCACCCCTCGGACCGCCGCTTCCTCACCGGATTGTTCCAACAGCTCATCGTTGCGGTGCTGGCAGGATCCGCTGTCCTCGGTGCCATCCTGCTGATCACCAGCAACGAAGGTCCGTTACTGACAGGGGACATCCATTTGTACGGCTTCTTTGGATTTGTCCTGCTCTTTGGCGGCTTTGTGCTGGGCATGCGGGCACTGATGCTGGTCTTCAAGCGCAACGCCGGGGACTGATAGTGGCTGTGCGCTGATTCCCGGGGCCCGCCCGGCGCGCGTGGCAGGTGCTGTCCCTGTCCGGCCCCGTTCGGGCCCGGCGGGCCCCGGCCTGCCCCGTTCGGCCCCGGAAGGTGCTTGGATGGAGACATGTCCGTCTTGGTTGTGTTGCGCGGCAACTCCGGCTCCGGCAAGAGCACCGTCGCCCGCGCGCTGCAACAGGAACTGGGTGCGGTCTGGATTGAGCAGGACTACTTCCGCCGGACAGTGTTGGGCGAGACCGGAAACTATCCCCCACTCAGCGTAGAGCTGATTGAACAGTCTGCTGCCTTGGCGCTGCGACACGGGCGGACGGTCATCATGGAAGGCATGTTCAACCCTCGAAGTTACAGCGGCTGTTTCTGCCGGTTGCGGGACGGGCACACGGGTCGGAGCCTGTTCTACGCATGGGAACTCAGCCTTGATGAGACTTTGCGCCGCCACGCCACCCGTCCGGACAAGCGGTCCGACTTCGGCGAGAAGCAGATGCGCAGCTGGTACCACGGCTGGGACCCACTGGAGGGAATCTCGGAGCAGCGGATTACGGCGCCCGAGGGCCTTGAGGCTACAGTGGCGCGAATCCTCGCCGATGTCCGGGGAGGTTAGAACCATCACGGCAGTTTCCAGTTCGCTCCCGGCCACCGCACGGACATCAACTGCTTAATGTCGGCGAAAATGGCCCCAAGCAGCACTCTGACACGTATCTTTTCGCGAGAATGGGTCCACCTCGCGAAATGCCGTCGAAGTCGCGCCCTCTTCGCGGGCTGGGGTCATTTTCGGCGAATAGGCTCGCCAGAGACGTCGACATGGCCCCATCTCGACGGCCCGGCCCAATGTCGAGGACGTCCAGGACGGAGAAGACGTGCGCTGCAGCCGCCACTTCCCACAACGGACGGCATTTGCGGTTAAAGCGGGTGTTCTACCACCGGCTTTAACCGCAGTCCCCATTTTCCGCAAGCTTTTTCCGCAAAACTGCACAAGCTACGCCGTCAGCCCCAGCCGGCTCATGCGCTTGGAGTGGTTGCGGGTCAGGGCGCTCAAGATGGCTGCCAGCTCGGCGGCAGCCTGTTCCTGAGTGGCGTCGGGGCGCAGACCCACCAGGAAACTGTGCTTGGCGCCGATCCGCTGTACCTGGGTCAGGGCCTCCCCCACCAGCCTCCGGCCCCACAGCGCCAGCCGTGAGGACAGCCGGGGATCTTCGCCCAACATCTTCTTCAACAGCCCGGTCAGCTCGGCCAACTGTTCATCACTGGTGCGCACCTTGGCAATCGCCTCGCGTGTGGGCTCATCCAGGCGCTCGGCGATGGCCGCGTAAAACTCCTCCGTGATCGCCTCCACCACGTACGCCTTCATCAACGACTCGTGCCAATCAGCCGGCCTGGTGCGCTCGTGGAAGGCATCGACCATGCGCTGGTACGGTGCCATGGCCAGCTCCGGGTCCATGCCCATCTCA
This genomic interval from Arthrobacter sp. PAMC 25486 contains the following:
- the gcvT gene encoding glycine cleavage system aminomethyltransferase GcvT is translated as MTENHTALYGEHQKAGASFTDFGGWQMPLKYSSELAEHHAVRKAAGLFDLSHMGEVWVSGPDAAAFLDFALAGKISAVAVGRAKYSLICNAEGGIIDDLISYRLADEKFLVVPNAGNAATVARLLAERAAGFDVVVEDVSAETSLIAVQGPNAEAIVLTLVPEDQHAAVSGMKYYAAAEVPITINGTARELLLARTGYTGEDGFEIYLPNADAAALWQVLLENGQDLGLIPAGLASRDSLRLEAGMPLYGNELAVTGHAYSAGLGPVVSLAKESDFIGKAALAAIKESGDGVTSGRKLVGLKGMGRRAARGHYPVLKDGASIGEVTSGQPSPTLGYPVALAYVDVEHAEVGTLLDVDLRGKAEPFEVVALPFYKRQK
- the gcvP gene encoding aminomethyl-transferring glycine dehydrogenase; this translates as MTIQSNATVFADRHIGARQQSHIETMLKAIGYDSVDSLVDTAVPDSIRQAKPLALSGALSEVEVLAALGALAEKNTMAVQMIGQGYYDTVTPPVIRRNILEAPAWYTAYTPYQPEISQGRLEALLNFQTMVSDLTGLPVANASLLDEATAVAEAVLLMRRANKSKAAANGKTVLDADLLPQTIAIVKGRAEALGFEVEVADLAQGLPDGDINGVVLQQPGVSGRVFNHAPVIAAAKERGALVTVAADLLALTLITPPGEQGADIAVGTAQRFGVPLFFGGPHAAYMAVRNGMERSLPGRIVGVSKDDTGLPAYRLALQTREQHIRREKATSNICTAQALLAIVASMYAVYHGPSGLKAIAETVNRHARTLAAALAASGVELLHTSFFDTLTVRVPGRAGTLVAVAEKDGINLRHIDADHVGISVDETTTADLVARVAAVFGAAPAGDGADIGGSADFALPADTVRGSDFLTHPVFNTHRSETQMLRYIRRLSDRDLALDRTMIPLGSCTMKLNATAEMEAMSWPGFASIHPFAPDSQTAGWRELIGALEADLCEITGYDQVSIQPNAGSQGELAGLLAIRGYHLSRGESQRTICLIPQSAHGTNAASAVLAGMKVVVVATATDGTIDHADLSAKIETHKDQLSAIMITYPSTHGVYDADVREVCDAVHAAGGQVYVDGANLNALVGLAQPGKFGGDVSHLNLHKTFCIPHGGGGPGVGPVAAKAHLAPFMPGDANASGVSGTGVPISATRFGSAGVLPISYAYVKLMGGQGLTEATKSALLAANYIASQLNEHYPVLYTGAGDLVAHECILDLRELTAKTGVTAEDVAKRLIDYGFHAPTLSFPVSGTLMVEPTESEDLAEINRFITAMISIRAEIDQVADGAFTLPDSPLRNAPHTAAAVVDSNWDRGYSREQAVFPVASLRQDKYFPPVGRIDGAAGDRNLVCSCPPIEDFEDN
- the cycA gene encoding D-serine/D-alanine/glycine transporter, which gives rise to MTIRQSTSTPDAEPHLERQLSNRHIQLIAIGGAIGTGLFMGSGKTISAAGPSVIFVYMIIGFMLFFVMRAMGELLLSNLHYKSFSDFAADLLGPWAGFFTGWTYWFCWVITGIADVIAIAAYSEVLLPGIDLWIPGVVTIGILLVLNLTTVKAFGETEFWFALIKIVAIVALIGVGLFMIFSRFQSDSGTASFTNLWSHGGLFPNEFMGFVAGFQIAVFAFVGIELVGTTAAEAKDPEKNLPKAINSIPIRVLLFYVGALIILMSVIPWTQFAAGESPFIAMFSLAGLGAAATIINLVVLTSAMSSANSGIYSTSRMVYGLAKEGDAPARFAKLSKRKVPNNALFLSCVLLLSSIVLLYVGEDISKAFEMVTTVAAVCFIFVWSIILASYLAFRRRRPELHESSKFKMPGGIPMVYVVFAFFAFVLWALTTQVDTLIALLVTPLWFVVLGVVWYLVGKTPSHRARYAKFKEDLETERFRTEQGLTSEQGLTSEREAGQ
- the purU gene encoding formyltetrahydrofolate deformylase: MSAEPLTPSGIPAVGPSVNPAEGEGFLLTLDCTESPGIVHAVAEFLLKHGCYIVDIKQFGDQRVKHFFMRVHFLTGSGGPGREELRADFAPVAGKWGMNWRLEPRARKERILVMVSKFGHCLNDLLFRARNGELPVEIVAVVSNHETHRGLVEWHDIPYHHIPVTPETKPAAEAQLLELVENYRVELVVLARYMQVLSDSLTSVLSGRAINIHHSFLPSFKGAKPYHQAFDRGVKTVGATAHYVNSELDEGPIIAQQVIEVDHSYGPEGLVAVGRDAECKALTNAVRWHAEGRIILSGNRTVVLR